GCGGTGCGTTCCGGGCGTCCCTCGCTCGCCGGCCGTCCCGACACCCCCTACTTGCTGGATCGTTTCGGACGCGTCGCCCGCGACCTGCGCGTATCCATCACCGAGAAGTGTTCGCTGCGCTGTACCTACTGCATGCCGGAGGAGGGGCTGCCGGAGATACCCCGGGACGAACTGCTCACGCCGGACGAGATCGTGCGTCTGGTGCGCTTGGCGGTGCGGGATCTGGGCGTGCGCGAGGTCCGCTTCACGGGGGGCGAGCCGCTGATGCGCCGCGACTTGGAACAGATCATCGCGGGCTGTCACGCCGCGGTGCCGCACATCCCGCTGGCGATGACGACCAACGGCATCGGGCTCGAGCACCGCGCCTTGGGCCTGGCCGCCGCCGGCCTGCATCGGGTGAACGTCTCGTTGGACACGGTGGACCGGGCCGGTTTCGCGCGGCTGACGCGCCGCGACCGCCTCGAATCGGTGTTCGCCGGGATCCGTGCCGCCCGCGCCGCCGGACTGGCCCCGATCAAGGTCAACGCCGTCTTGATGCGCGAAACCCTCTCCGGCGCTTCCGATCTGCTGCGCTGGTGCCTGGACGAGGGCTGCGAGCTGCGCTTCATCGAGGAGATGCCGCTCGACGCCGACCACGAATGGGCACGCGCCAACATGGTCACCGCCGCGGAGCTGCTCGACGTGCTCGGCACCCGGTTCGAGCTCAGCGAGGCCGGTCGCGCCGATCCGTCGGCCCCCGCGGAGAAATGGCTGGTCGACGGCGGGCCCGGCACCGTGGGCATTATCGCCACGGTGACCCGCAAGTTCTGCGACACCTGCGACCGTACCCGGCTCACCGCGGACGGCATGCTGCGCTCCTGCCTGTTCAGCGACCAGGAGTTCGACCTGCGCCAAGCGCTGCGCTCCGGTGCGGCCGACGAGGAGGTCGCGACCCTCTGGCGTGGTGCCATGTGGAACAAATGGGCAGGTCACGGCATCGATGCCGAGGGCTTCGTCCCCCCGGAGCGGACGATGGGAGCCATCGGTGGTTGAGATTCGCTATTTCGCCGCGATCGCCGACGCCGTGGGCAAGGACAGCGAAACCCTCGACTTCCCGGCCGGAGCGACGGTGGCCGACCTGCGCGCGGCCCTGTCGGCCGCCTACGGCCCGGATCTGGACAAGATGCTGTCGGTGTGCGCCTACCTGATCGGTGACGAACTCACCCGCGACCCCACGGTCGCGCTGAGCCCGCGCGTCGACGTCCTGCCACCCTTCGCGGGCGGGTGAACGCGACCCGCCGCGCGGCGGGTCGCGGCGGGACGCTCAGCGCCACCAGGTGTCGAGCGGGGTCACCGGAACGGTGCGCTTGTGCCGGGTGTTGCGGAAGATGGTCTCCAGTCGTTCGGCGACCTTCCGCGTGACTTCGTTGCCCTCCAGGTAGTCGTCGATCTCGCTGTAGCGCAGTCCGAGCGCCTCCTCGTCGGGCAGGGCGGGCCGGTCGTCTTCCAGATCGGCGGTGGGCACCTTCGACCAGATGCTGGCCGGCGCGCCGAGTTCCTGGAGCAGGGCGGCGCCTTGGCGCTTGGTGAGACCGGTGAGCGGGGTCAGGTCGACGCCGCCGTCGCCGTACTTGGTGAAGAATCCGGTGACCGCCTCGGCCGCGTGGTCGGTGCCGACCACGAGCAGGTTCTCCTGTCCGGCCAGCGCGTATTGGAGCACCATGCGCTCGCGCGCTTTGATGTTGCCGCGCACGAAATCTCGCAGCCGGTCCACCTGCAACGCCGACGCCGCCTCCGCGGCCGCGGCGTTCGCGCTGGGCCGGACGTTCACCACGACCTGCCGGTCGGGCCGGACGAACGTCAGCGCGGTGCGCGCGTCGGCCTCGTCGGCCTGCACGCCGTAGGGCAGCCGGACGGCGAGGAAGGTCGCGTCCACGTCCTCGTCCCGCAGTTCCTCGACCGCGAGCTGGCACAGCCGTCCGGCCAGCGCGCTGTCCTGCCCGCCGCTGATGCCGAGGACGTAACCTCGTGCGGGGGTGGCGTTCAGATAATCCTTGAGGAAATCGATCCTCCGGCGGATCTCCTTCTTCGGTTCGATCGTGGGCTGGACACCCAATTCACTGATGATCTGTTCGCGCAGGTTCCCCATGGCGCCCGAGTCTACTGGCGATTCAGGAGGCGACAATGCGCCGAACGACGTGCTCCCAGTTGTCGCCGATCTGCTCGCGGGTGTAGCCCAGCACCTGCATCTGGTGCATGACCAGCGCGGCGCCCAGCATCGCCAGGAGTGCGTCGGCGATGAGCCTGGCATCCCCGGGCGCGCCTGCCTGCCGCAGCAGCATCACGACGTGTGCGCGCAGCAATCCGTACGGCCCGCCCGAGTAACGGTCACCCGCTTCGCCGAGTTCGGCGGCGCGGTGCAATTCGCCTTCCACCTCGATGTCCAGCAGCCGGGCCCGCCCGAAGGCGACCAGCCGCTCCACCGGCGGTGCGCCGGGGCCGAGCGGCGGCGGCCCGAAGATGAACGACTCCTGGTACTTCTGCTCGGAATGGTCCAGCAGCGCGAGCATCAGGCCGGATCTGCTGCCGAATCGGCGGAACACCGTGCCCTTGCCGACCCCGGCGCGTTTGGCCAGCGCGTCCATGGTGAGGCTGTCCACGCCTTGCTCGCGCACCAGCTGCTGCGCCGCGTCCAGCAGCAGCCGCCGGTTGCGGGCCGCGTCGGCGCGCTCGGCGGGCTCGGACGTGCCGGGCAGCGGCGCGCCGACGTCGACCAGCCGGCGCGAGCCGTCGGCGGACGCGTCGGGTGTGGGGTAGTTCACAGCGCTCACGCCGACTCCGCGGGAAGTAATCGGACCATGGTCCGGTTAGTGTGTGGTGAACGTACGGACACCACCTCATCAGTACACCAGGAGTCGTCATGAGTCAGACCCGCATTCTCGCACTCGTCGGTAGCCTGCGCGCCGCCTCCGTCAACCGGCGACTGGCCGAGGCCGCGGCGCACACCGCGCCGGAGGGTGTCGAGGTCACCCTCTACGAGGGACTCGCCGACATTCCGTTCTACAACGAGGACATCGACGTGCCCGGCTCCGTGCCCGCGGCCGCCCAGGCGCTGCGCGACGCGGTCGCCGAGGCGAACGGCCTGCTGGTGGTGACGCCGGAGTACAACGGCACGCTGTCGGCGGTGCTGAAGAACGCGATCGACTGGGCCTCGCGTCCGTACGGCGCCGGGGCCATCAAAGCCAAGCCCACCGCCGTGGTGAGCGCGTCGATCAGCCCGAACGCGGCCCAGTGGGCGCACGGCGACGCGGTCAAGGCGCTCGGCGTCGCGGGAGCGAAGGTGGTCGAGTCCGCGCATCTGCACTTCGGCGTGATCGGCGAGCGGTTCGGCGCCACGCACCCGCGCGACGACGCCGAGGCGCTGACCCAGCTGGCCGCCACCGTGCGCGATCTGGTCGAGGCCACGCGCGGCGAACTCGCGTCGGTGTAAGCTCCATCTCCGGTCTCGGACGAGGGTCACCGCTCTGCATGCAGCGGTGGCCCTCTTCGTTTGCCCTGAGGTTTGCTGTAAGTATGCTGACACGCCGAAGAGTGATCTGCGCCACTGTTTGATCCTGAGGTGAATCGAGCGTACTGGTACTTCTCTCGATGGAATTTCACCAATGTGACTCGCTACATGTCGTGTTGTAGGAATCTGTCGGCCACTAGGTGTAGTGTCTTCGCTACTGGAAGACGGCGAGAGACCTCACTCGGTAGGAGTCGGCCACGCGTGGCTGATCAGGGGATTCGAGTCCGGCTCCAGGAGTTTGCGCAGCATACGTCGATCGTGCATTGCATACGGGTCAAGCTGTGGATCAGGCACAAGGAGAGAGGGATGTCAATGACCGTCACCGTGTACACCAAGCCCGCTTGCGTCCAGTGCAACGCCACCTACAAGGCTCTCGACAAGGCCGGGGTGGACTACGAGGTCATCGACATCTCGGAGAACGACGAGGCGCGTGACTTCGTCATGGCACTCGGATACTTGCAGGCGCCGGTCGTGGTGGCCGGGGACGATCACTGGTCGGGCTTCCGGCCCGACCGCATCAAGTCGCTCGCGACC
Above is a genomic segment from Nocardia sputorum containing:
- the nadE gene encoding ammonia-dependent NAD(+) synthetase translates to MGNLREQIISELGVQPTIEPKKEIRRRIDFLKDYLNATPARGYVLGISGGQDSALAGRLCQLAVEELRDEDVDATFLAVRLPYGVQADEADARTALTFVRPDRQVVVNVRPSANAAAAEAASALQVDRLRDFVRGNIKARERMVLQYALAGQENLLVVGTDHAAEAVTGFFTKYGDGGVDLTPLTGLTKRQGAALLQELGAPASIWSKVPTADLEDDRPALPDEEALGLRYSEIDDYLEGNEVTRKVAERLETIFRNTRHKRTVPVTPLDTWWR
- a CDS encoding MoaD/ThiS family protein, producing MVEIRYFAAIADAVGKDSETLDFPAGATVADLRAALSAAYGPDLDKMLSVCAYLIGDELTRDPTVALSPRVDVLPPFAGG
- a CDS encoding TetR/AcrR family transcriptional regulator, yielding MVDVGAPLPGTSEPAERADAARNRRLLLDAAQQLVREQGVDSLTMDALAKRAGVGKGTVFRRFGSRSGLMLALLDHSEQKYQESFIFGPPPLGPGAPPVERLVAFGRARLLDIEVEGELHRAAELGEAGDRYSGGPYGLLRAHVVMLLRQAGAPGDARLIADALLAMLGAALVMHQMQVLGYTREQIGDNWEHVVRRIVAS
- a CDS encoding NAD(P)H-dependent oxidoreductase, coding for MSQTRILALVGSLRAASVNRRLAEAAAHTAPEGVEVTLYEGLADIPFYNEDIDVPGSVPAAAQALRDAVAEANGLLVVTPEYNGTLSAVLKNAIDWASRPYGAGAIKAKPTAVVSASISPNAAQWAHGDAVKALGVAGAKVVESAHLHFGVIGERFGATHPRDDAEALTQLAATVRDLVEATRGELASV
- the moaA gene encoding GTP 3',8-cyclase MoaA — its product is MTLVEIGIPAVRSGRPSLAGRPDTPYLLDRFGRVARDLRVSITEKCSLRCTYCMPEEGLPEIPRDELLTPDEIVRLVRLAVRDLGVREVRFTGGEPLMRRDLEQIIAGCHAAVPHIPLAMTTNGIGLEHRALGLAAAGLHRVNVSLDTVDRAGFARLTRRDRLESVFAGIRAARAAGLAPIKVNAVLMRETLSGASDLLRWCLDEGCELRFIEEMPLDADHEWARANMVTAAELLDVLGTRFELSEAGRADPSAPAEKWLVDGGPGTVGIIATVTRKFCDTCDRTRLTADGMLRSCLFSDQEFDLRQALRSGAADEEVATLWRGAMWNKWAGHGIDAEGFVPPERTMGAIGG
- the nrdH gene encoding glutaredoxin-like protein NrdH, with amino-acid sequence MTVTVYTKPACVQCNATYKALDKAGVDYEVIDISENDEARDFVMALGYLQAPVVVAGDDHWSGFRPDRIKSLATVAA